In Trifolium pratense cultivar HEN17-A07 linkage group LG7, ARS_RC_1.1, whole genome shotgun sequence, a genomic segment contains:
- the LOC123898547 gene encoding two-component response regulator-like APRR1: MNAHSNSNNIIPFSTPFLLPSQDHSVLEFDSLHDTLSQLNNSDLSSGYSSYGGSPSPSTPISLMQRSISSHSLHHNNGTRHHPFSAFFAELLESDNTPVRKVCSTGDLQRINGMQHNHHHVDSPLSSESSMIIEGMSRVCPYSPEEKKARIERYKTKRNQRNFNKKIKYVCRKTLADRRPRIRGRFARNDEIDKTAKVEWSHIGGGEEEDQEDENWINIFDSIVAANLDHDEFEGSSSFGLLY; this comes from the exons ATGAATGCACACTCAAATTCCAACAATATTATTCCATTCTCAACACCCTTTCTTCTTCCCTCTCAAGACCACTCTGTCCTCGAGTTCGACTCGCTCCACGACACTCTATCTCAACTCAACAACTCGGATTTGAGCAGTGGTTATAGCAGCTATGGTGGATCACCTTCACCAAGTACTCCTATCAGCTTGATGCAGAGGAGTATTAGTAGTCATTCCCTTCACCACAATAATGGGACTCGCCATCATCCCTTTTCTGCTTTTTTTGCTGAATTGCTCGAATCGGACAATACTCCGGTGAGGAAAGTTTGCAGTACCGGCGACCTGCAG AGGATTAATGGAATGcaacataatcatcatcatgTGGATAGTCCACTATCTAGTGAAAGTAGTATGATCATAGAAGGTATGAGCAGAGTTTGTCCATATAGCCCAGAAGAGAAGAAAGCCAGAATTGAAAGATACAAAACAAAGAGAAATCAGAGGAACTTCAACAAGAAAATTAAG TATGTTTGCAGGAAGACATTGGCAGACAGGAGGCCACGAATCAGAGGACGGTTTGCAAGGAATGATGAAATTGATAAGACCGCGAAAGTTGAGTGGAGCCACATTGGTGGTGGAGAGGAAGAGGATCAAGAAGATGAGAATTGGATCAATATCTTTGATTCCATAGTTGCTGCAAATCTTGATCATGATGAGTTTGAAGGCAGTTCCTCCTTTGGTCTATTGTATTAG